GCACGCCGCTCCTCTGCCCGCGCCTGCGCGACACGTTTGTCGGCTTCGGCCTGATCCGTCTGGAGTTCGGCACCGATGTTCTTCCCAACGTCGACGTCGGCGATATCGATGGAGAGGATCTCGAACGCGGTGCCGGAATCCAGCCCCTTCGCCAGAACGGTCTTGGAAATCGCGTCGGGGTTCTCTAGCACAGCCTTATGCGACATTGCGGAACCGATCGTGGATACGATGCCCTCACCGACCCGTGCGAGAATCGTCTCCTCACCGGCACCACCGACGAGGCGGTTGATGTTCGCGCGCACGGTCACCCTTGCGATAGCGATCAGCTGAATGCCGTCCTTTGCCATGGCGGCCACCTTCGGTGTGTTGATCACCTTCGGGTTCACCGACACCTGCACGGCTTCAAAGACGTCACGTCCGGCCAGATCGATGGCTGCTGCCTGGTTGAAGGCCAACTCAATAGACGCCTTGTCCGCAGAGATCAGTGCCCCGACCACACGATCCACACGACCACCGGCCATGTAGTGTGCTTCGAGTGCATCGATGTCGAGATCCAAGCCGGCCTTGGTCGCCGTAATCAGCGGCCGCACCACGGCCGGCGGAGAGACCTTCCTCAGCCGCATCCCGACCAGGGTCCCAATGCTCACCTGAACACCGGCGGAAATCGCTTCAACCCACAGTCGAACCGGGATCGCCCACAGGACGACCGAAACTCCGATAATTCCGGCGAGAATTAGGAATGCTTGGAACGCGAGTAACTCGTTACCCATGACGGTGCCTCAATGCAGTATGTGTGTCCGCCTCAAGCCTCTTCGAGCTTGTCGACGGTGACGGGTCTAACGATGTGCCGGTAACCCTCAGCGCTGATTACCCGCACCGAGGTTCCTTCGGTAATCCACTCCGACTCGGATACTACGTCGACGCGCTCATCACCGAAGAGCGCGGTACCGGACGGCCGCAAGTCGGTGATGGCCTTCCCTTCTTGGCCAACGAGATCGGCACGTACCTCAGCAGACTCGTACCCAAGCGCGCGGTCGGTCCGTTGGAAGAGGAAGATCCCGCTCTTCGCGAAGCGTGAGCTGCGCGGAAGCGTGCGCACGAGGACCCATACAGAGACCAAGATGAGCAAAGCCGATGTCGTGAGTACCATACCCGCCTGTGTGAAGTCCGGCGTTGTGGGGACCGAGCCGAGAAGGCTCATGTAGAGACCGCCCAGTACTGCCAAAATACCCACCAACCCGAACAAACCGAAACCGGGAACGATTAGGATCTCCAATCCAAGAAAGAGGATGCCTCCCGCAAAGACGAGAATTTCCTCCAACCCCGCAAGGCCCACGATTAGGTGGGACCCGAAGAAAAGACTGAGCGACAAGAGACCTGCGGCTCCGGCCATCCCGAAGGCCGGCGTCTTGATTTCGGCGATCAGCCCTAGGAAGCCAAGAGACAACAGGAAGGGCGCAACGACCGGGTGTGAGAAGAAGCGAACGATCTGCTCCGCCCAGTTGACCTCTGTCGTGACGATCGTCGCGTTCTCGTAGCCGAGGTCGGCCAGGAGTGCGTCCAGGTCTTCGATCTGCTGCGCGTAGTCGGTCCGGACGGCCTCCTCCGTGGTGAGCGTAAGGAGCTTTCCTTCTTCGACGACACCTTCGATCGCTATGTCCTCATCGACCATTGCGGCCGCGACTTGAGGATCCAACCCACGCGCTTCAGCCAAGGCCCGCATCTCGCTCCGCATGGCCGAGACGATCTTCTCCGGGGCCTTCTGCCCTGACCCATCGACCGGTGTAGCGGCGCCCATTACCGAGCCCGGACGCATATACACGCCGTCCGTGGAAAGCGCGATCAGCGCACCTGCGGAAAACGCCCGTCGATTCACGAGAGCGTAGACAGGTACTTCCGAATCCGCGAGAGCATCCGAAATGCGCTCAGCGGCGTCGACG
This sequence is a window from Longimicrobiales bacterium. Protein-coding genes within it:
- the floA gene encoding flotillin-like protein FloA (flotillin-like protein involved in membrane lipid rafts), encoding MGNELLAFQAFLILAGIIGVSVVLWAIPVRLWVEAISAGVQVSIGTLVGMRLRKVSPPAVVRPLITATKAGLDLDIDALEAHYMAGGRVDRVVGALISADKASIELAFNQAAAIDLAGRDVFEAVQVSVNPKVINTPKVAAMAKDGIQLIAIARVTVRANINRLVGGAGEETILARVGEGIVSTIGSAMSHKAVLENPDAISKTVLAKGLDSGTAFEILSIDIADVDVGKNIGAELQTDQAEADKRVAQARAEERRAMAVAKEQEMKALVGEMKAEVVKAEAQVPLALADAFRSGNLGVMDYMKYQNVQADTAMRKAIAGPDDKPVDDLE
- a CDS encoding NfeD family protein, producing MNRRQKVYSLLLAVVIGPLATPMPAQDPVTVYRVPVTGVIELGVAPYIERALHEAAEMGAVAVVLDIDTPGGRVDAAERISDALADSEVPVYALVNRRAFSAGALIALSTDGVYMRPGSVMGAATPVDGSGQKAPEKIVSAMRSEMRALAEARGLDPQVAAAMVDEDIAIEGVVEEGKLLTLTTEEAVRTDYAQQIEDLDALLADLGYENATIVTTEVNWAEQIVRFFSHPVVAPFLLSLGFLGLIAEIKTPAFGMAGAAGLLSLSLFFGSHLIVGLAGLEEILVFAGGILFLGLEILIVPGFGLFGLVGILAVLGGLYMSLLGSVPTTPDFTQAGMVLTTSALLILVSVWVLVRTLPRSSRFAKSGIFLFQRTDRALGYESAEVRADLVGQEGKAITDLRPSGTALFGDERVDVVSESEWITEGTSVRVISAEGYRHIVRPVTVDKLEEA